From a region of the Mycoplasma miroungigenitalium genome:
- a CDS encoding GIY-YIG nuclease family protein, producing the protein MTEYLKNRLSNVPKAAGIYLWKDKDNQIIYVGKAKNLNRRMHQYFEGAINSYKTNALVERISDFDLFICRNDKEALLLEKQYIEKYNPEYNILLLDDKRYPYIKIELKPHDLDISIVRKIKKKENSNLIYFGPFPQGYGAGVILKLLQREAFFENGLRIQTKDIEFWKQKFNHIKSIITFQQKYIAQLKEKMFTASANLQFEIALDIKNSLQYLDKIGQDQIIELKNFQNIDVFCYKIIQDTLYATILFYRHGNLIGKDNIVIDMYIDEFETLSNFFRKYYLNKHVPESIVVNPELEQFNLENECSLNFTYPKIGNYKKILNIAQLNLDEFCANQNKYFINAEKKAFNMLKLLSKYTDDQIPHNIVAFDNSNFANTNPVGVAVVYTNGLKNKFYYRKFNHTEISSRQADVEYMKLSVHKYFQDLKNNVLPDLVIVDGGLAQIHEAKKILFDMNLNINVIGLVKNDYHRTSKLIDLQEQIRSIQPLDLKNFLTEIQVEVDRFAKSHHRKRAKISSLEGKLQRIKGLGPNYENKLLKYFKTYNNIYNAPIEELEKVVPKNIALKIFNKEYL; encoded by the coding sequence ATGACAGAATATTTAAAAAACCGTTTATCAAATGTGCCTAAAGCAGCCGGAATTTATTTATGAAAAGACAAGGATAATCAAATTATTTATGTGGGCAAGGCTAAAAATTTGAATAGAAGAATGCATCAGTACTTTGAAGGTGCAATTAATTCATACAAAACTAATGCTTTAGTTGAACGCATTAGTGATTTTGATTTATTTATTTGTCGAAATGATAAGGAAGCCTTATTACTTGAAAAACAGTATATAGAAAAATATAATCCTGAATATAATATCCTTCTACTCGATGATAAAAGATACCCTTATATTAAAATTGAATTGAAACCTCATGACTTGGATATATCTATAGTTCGCAAGATTAAAAAGAAAGAAAATTCTAACCTTATTTATTTCGGTCCATTTCCCCAGGGATATGGTGCGGGCGTAATTCTTAAATTACTTCAAAGAGAAGCTTTTTTTGAAAACGGTTTACGAATTCAAACTAAAGATATTGAATTCTGAAAACAAAAATTCAATCATATTAAATCAATCATTACTTTTCAACAGAAATATATTGCGCAGTTAAAAGAAAAAATGTTTACTGCAAGCGCCAATCTTCAATTTGAAATAGCTTTAGATATTAAAAACTCTTTACAATATTTAGACAAAATCGGGCAGGATCAAATTATTGAATTAAAAAATTTTCAAAACATTGATGTCTTCTGTTACAAAATAATTCAAGACACACTATACGCAACAATATTATTTTATAGACATGGAAATTTAATTGGAAAAGACAATATTGTTATAGATATGTATATTGATGAATTCGAAACATTGTCAAATTTTTTCAGAAAATATTATTTGAATAAACACGTTCCAGAATCTATTGTGGTCAATCCCGAATTGGAGCAGTTTAATCTAGAGAATGAGTGTTCGTTGAATTTTACATATCCAAAAATTGGCAACTACAAAAAAATACTGAATATAGCTCAGTTAAACTTAGACGAATTTTGTGCTAATCAAAACAAATATTTTATCAACGCCGAGAAAAAAGCATTTAACATGCTTAAATTACTATCTAAATATACAGATGACCAAATTCCACACAACATTGTTGCATTCGATAATTCAAACTTTGCCAATACTAATCCTGTCGGAGTTGCTGTTGTTTACACAAATGGACTTAAAAATAAATTCTACTATCGAAAATTCAACCACACAGAAATTTCGAGTCGTCAAGCTGATGTAGAATACATGAAATTAAGTGTCCATAAATATTTTCAAGACTTAAAGAATAATGTATTGCCTGATTTAGTAATTGTTGATGGTGGGTTAGCTCAAATTCACGAAGCAAAAAAAATTCTATTTGATATGAATCTAAATATTAACGTGATTGGATTAGTCAAAAACGATTATCACAGAACATCAAAATTAATTGATTTACAAGAACAAATAAGATCAATCCAACCACTAGATTTGAAAAATTTCTTAACGGAAATTCAAGTCGAAGTTGATAGATTCGCTAAATCCCATCACAGAAAAAGAGCAAAAATTTCATCTTTAGAAGGTAAATTACAGAGAATTAAAGGTTTGGGGCCAAATTATGAAAATAAATTGTTAAAATATTTTAAGACATATAACAATATTTATAATGCGCCTATTGAGGAACTGGAAAAAGTTGTTCCCAAAAATATTGCATTAAAAATATTTAACAAAGAATATTTATAA
- a CDS encoding thioredoxin domain-containing protein has protein sequence MKITPWEDALKLITNKENTNVTFFVIFTRHQDWNCMVMSEEYKIVRKHFQNEKSVQFLHVDIDESKLLTEINSPFRVLQVPTFLIIFNNKVKRSGSGYYPREIMIDFIEENLD, from the coding sequence ATGAAAATAACACCATGAGAAGATGCATTAAAGTTAATAACAAACAAGGAAAACACTAACGTCACTTTCTTTGTTATTTTTACACGCCATCAGGATTGAAATTGTATGGTTATGTCCGAAGAATATAAAATAGTTAGAAAGCATTTTCAAAACGAAAAATCAGTGCAATTTTTACATGTAGATATCGATGAATCAAAATTATTAACCGAAATAAATAGCCCATTCCGTGTGTTACAGGTCCCAACATTCTTAATAATATTTAATAATAAGGTCAAAAGGTCGGGTAGTGGATATTATCCGAGAGAAATAATGATTGATTTTATAGAAGAAAACTTAGACTAA
- a CDS encoding deoxyribonuclease IV: MIKLGSHVQFKAPNYLVDSAETSINNGANCMMIYVGPPQSTRRISKEQYKLDEYIEQYSNIIKPDDVVVHAPYIINMASPEKGDFAVQFLIEEIKRVDYIGAKYLVLHPGAHTTFDVDVSIETLCNNLQKVIDATENVIICLETMSGKGTEVCKNFEQIKYVINKLNNERIQLCLDTCHIWDAGYNIKNYEDFKSELVKFNLLKHIKVIHLNDSLNGLNSHKDRHANIDKGHIGLQTLSRFVHDKDFDNIPIILETPWTDNGPIYDVEIKMLLDAK, translated from the coding sequence ATGATTAAATTAGGTTCACACGTTCAGTTTAAAGCACCAAATTATTTAGTTGATTCAGCCGAAACAAGTATTAATAACGGTGCAAATTGTATGATGATTTATGTTGGTCCACCCCAAAGCACAAGACGGATTTCAAAAGAACAATACAAACTTGATGAATATATTGAACAATACTCAAATATAATAAAACCTGATGATGTAGTGGTACATGCTCCATACATAATAAATATGGCTTCGCCAGAAAAAGGTGATTTTGCTGTTCAATTTCTAATTGAAGAAATCAAAAGAGTTGACTACATTGGTGCTAAATATCTCGTTTTACACCCAGGTGCACACACAACTTTTGATGTAGATGTTTCTATTGAAACTTTATGTAATAATTTGCAAAAAGTTATAGATGCCACCGAAAACGTAATTATTTGTTTGGAAACAATGTCGGGTAAGGGTACTGAAGTATGTAAAAACTTCGAACAAATAAAATACGTAATAAATAAATTAAATAATGAAAGAATCCAACTGTGTCTTGATACATGTCATATTTGAGATGCGGGTTATAATATAAAAAATTATGAAGATTTCAAATCTGAATTGGTTAAATTCAACCTATTAAAACATATTAAAGTTATCCACTTAAATGATTCATTGAATGGACTTAACTCACATAAAGATCGACACGCAAATATAGATAAAGGGCATATTGGGTTGCAAACATTGTCTAGATTTGTTCACGATAAAGATTTCGATAACATACCAATAATTTTAGAAACACCTTGAACAGACAATGGACCAATCTATGATGTTGAAATCAAAATGCTTTTAGACGCAAAATAG
- a CDS encoding DNA-directed RNA polymerase subunit beta: MEEKVTKKYVNKYPYKVTEFGAGTKRRDYSVTKHIYEVQDFLKTSKESFEWFKKSGIEEAIREHYPISSSNKGVTLEYIHNSATLEIPAKEYDEVTKAKVKGTNYAGKLYGKFKAITTSDGLVKEDTVFLGEIPLMTSGGSFIINGSEKVIVSQLIRSPGAYFGRGVRNKQSDDLFNKVEILPRVGSWVEISHKVTSKNPDSVKIKIDKNKNVNIITFLGALGLTHEDIYDLFGKSDVLEESIKKDKKLTTDLSHEEVIKNCQDDLFRTIRKGDRVSDESISNLIPGLLFHKKHYNLSQTGRYMLNIKLNLVDRISGTILAQPLTIQNKDGEEINLEIGETITHKLAVLIQWNFNNGKLPSEKLKCIKPEVVYAKLLNDPANSSLKRRDKIISIKVYPSKKWMEKGKEPVRVIGTDPKAVETHLVVSDLIATINYYFNLLDGIGQDDDPDALTNKRIVSLGELVQNNLKVGLSKLEKTTRERMGAKEPDKVSPKNVTNNKLISNQMKTFFNSSKLSQFMDQINPLAEISNERRITSLGPGGLNRDTAQFEVRDVHATHYGRICPIETPEGPNIGLILNFATYAKVNEFGFLETPYFRVDNGIVDYSEPVYLTAADEMGYKIAQSTVKVDENNRIIDPQLTIRHNYTYQIGTADEIDFIEVAPNQMVSVAAGCIPFLENDDANRALMGANMQRQAVPLLETEAPFVATGIEAEIAKYSSGNFVARNDGIVEFVDGKKIKIRNDKKGIDTYNLKNFQRSNQDTVVHQKPLVREGQEVKKGDLLVDGSSFKDGELALGKNVLVAFTTYNGYNYEDAVILNERLVKDDVFTSIHIEEQTVQFRTSKAGDDELTADIPNVSKFSTRHLDEHGVVRVGSDVAPGDVLVGRVSPKGDDNPTQEEKLLLAVLQQRQQAVKDTSLKVKNGHGGTVIGVEILSRENKDQLEDGIDKIVKVSIAVKRKIKVGDKMSGRHGNKGVVSIVLPEEDMPHLEDGTPVDVMLNPQGVPSRMNIGQVLEIHLGMAARSLKTKFVTRVFDGIKKEEIYDVIEEAGLPATGKQTLINPITGEKFDNPVSVGVMYMLKLNHMVDDKMHARSVGPYSLITQQPLGGKSQNGGQRFGEMETWAIESYGATNILQEILTYKSDDINGRNQLYAALASGRELPKPGVPESFNVLKYELRGLGMKLDIDHVEVDDEDLSIQHFDSNIGGFNE; encoded by the coding sequence ATGGAAGAAAAAGTTACAAAAAAATACGTTAACAAATACCCATACAAAGTAACCGAATTTGGTGCGGGGACTAAACGTAGAGATTATTCAGTAACCAAACATATTTATGAAGTTCAAGACTTTTTGAAAACATCAAAAGAGTCTTTTGAATGATTTAAAAAATCTGGTATTGAAGAAGCTATTAGAGAACATTACCCAATTTCATCATCGAACAAAGGAGTAACACTTGAATACATTCACAATAGTGCTACTTTAGAAATCCCAGCCAAGGAATATGATGAAGTTACGAAAGCGAAAGTAAAAGGAACAAACTATGCAGGTAAATTGTATGGTAAGTTTAAAGCTATAACCACATCGGATGGTTTGGTTAAGGAAGACACTGTATTTTTAGGTGAAATCCCATTAATGACCTCTGGTGGTAGTTTTATCATCAATGGTAGTGAAAAAGTTATCGTTAGTCAGTTAATACGTTCGCCTGGGGCATATTTTGGTCGTGGTGTTCGTAATAAACAATCAGATGACTTATTTAACAAAGTTGAAATCTTGCCTCGTGTAGGTTCATGAGTTGAAATTTCGCACAAAGTTACGTCAAAAAACCCTGACAGTGTAAAAATTAAAATTGATAAAAACAAAAACGTCAATATTATTACATTTTTAGGTGCGCTTGGTTTAACTCACGAAGATATTTATGATTTATTCGGGAAATCGGATGTTTTAGAAGAATCTATTAAAAAAGACAAGAAATTAACAACTGACTTATCACACGAAGAAGTTATCAAAAATTGTCAAGACGATTTATTTAGAACTATCAGAAAAGGAGATCGTGTTTCTGATGAATCTATTTCTAACTTAATCCCAGGACTTTTATTCCACAAAAAACACTATAATTTAAGTCAAACTGGCCGTTATATGTTAAACATTAAGTTAAATTTAGTTGACCGTATTTCGGGAACTATTTTGGCACAACCGCTAACAATCCAAAACAAAGACGGTGAAGAAATTAATTTAGAGATTGGTGAAACAATTACTCACAAATTGGCTGTATTAATTCAGTGAAACTTCAATAACGGTAAATTACCTTCAGAAAAACTTAAATGTATTAAACCTGAAGTTGTTTATGCTAAATTACTTAACGATCCTGCCAATTCATCATTGAAAAGAAGAGATAAAATAATTTCTATTAAAGTTTATCCAAGTAAGAAATGAATGGAAAAAGGAAAAGAACCAGTTAGAGTTATTGGTACTGATCCTAAAGCGGTCGAAACTCATTTGGTTGTTTCAGACCTAATTGCTACAATTAACTACTACTTTAATTTACTTGATGGTATTGGTCAAGATGATGATCCAGATGCATTAACAAACAAACGTATTGTTTCGTTAGGTGAATTAGTTCAAAATAACTTAAAAGTTGGTCTATCTAAATTGGAAAAAACAACTCGTGAAAGAATGGGTGCTAAAGAACCCGACAAAGTTAGTCCTAAAAATGTTACAAACAACAAGCTAATTTCTAACCAAATGAAAACATTCTTTAACTCATCAAAACTTTCACAATTTATGGACCAAATTAACCCTCTTGCTGAAATATCAAATGAAAGACGTATCACTTCTTTAGGACCCGGAGGTCTTAATCGTGATACTGCTCAATTTGAGGTTCGTGATGTTCATGCAACTCACTACGGAAGAATTTGTCCTATTGAAACTCCTGAAGGACCAAACATTGGTTTGATTCTAAACTTCGCCACATATGCTAAAGTAAATGAATTCGGTTTTTTAGAAACTCCATATTTTAGAGTTGATAATGGTATTGTCGACTATTCTGAACCTGTTTACTTAACAGCAGCTGATGAAATGGGTTACAAAATTGCCCAATCAACTGTTAAGGTTGATGAAAATAATAGAATTATCGACCCTCAATTAACAATTCGTCACAACTACACATATCAAATTGGTACTGCTGATGAAATTGATTTTATTGAAGTTGCTCCAAACCAAATGGTTTCTGTTGCTGCTGGATGTATTCCTTTCCTTGAAAATGATGATGCCAACCGTGCACTTATGGGTGCCAACATGCAACGTCAAGCAGTACCTTTATTAGAAACTGAAGCCCCATTTGTTGCTACTGGTATTGAAGCTGAAATCGCTAAATACTCTTCAGGTAACTTCGTTGCCCGTAACGATGGTATTGTTGAATTTGTTGATGGCAAGAAAATTAAAATTAGAAATGATAAAAAAGGCATTGATACATATAACCTTAAAAACTTCCAACGTTCTAACCAAGATACAGTTGTTCACCAAAAACCACTTGTAAGAGAAGGTCAAGAAGTTAAAAAAGGAGATTTATTGGTTGATGGCTCATCATTTAAAGATGGTGAATTAGCACTAGGTAAAAACGTTTTAGTTGCATTCACAACTTATAATGGATATAACTATGAAGATGCTGTCATTTTAAATGAAAGATTAGTTAAAGATGATGTCTTTACATCAATTCATATTGAAGAACAAACAGTTCAATTTAGAACCTCAAAAGCTGGTGATGATGAATTAACTGCTGATATTCCAAATGTGTCGAAATTCTCAACTCGTCACTTGGATGAACATGGTGTTGTTCGTGTTGGCAGCGATGTTGCCCCCGGTGATGTTTTAGTTGGTAGAGTTAGTCCTAAAGGGGATGATAACCCAACACAAGAAGAAAAATTATTGTTAGCAGTTCTTCAACAACGTCAACAAGCAGTTAAGGATACTTCATTAAAAGTTAAAAATGGACATGGTGGTACTGTTATAGGTGTTGAAATTTTAAGTCGTGAAAATAAAGACCAATTAGAAGACGGTATTGATAAAATTGTTAAAGTTTCAATTGCGGTTAAACGTAAAATCAAAGTCGGTGATAAAATGAGTGGACGTCATGGTAATAAAGGTGTCGTTTCAATCGTTTTACCTGAAGAAGATATGCCACACTTAGAAGATGGAACACCAGTAGATGTTATGTTAAACCCACAAGGGGTTCCATCTCGTATGAATATTGGTCAAGTACTAGAAATTCACTTAGGGATGGCGGCTAGAAGCTTAAAAACAAAATTTGTTACCCGTGTATTTGATGGTATTAAAAAAGAAGAAATTTATGATGTTATTGAAGAAGCAGGGTTACCCGCAACTGGTAAACAAACCTTAATCAATCCGATAACAGGTGAAAAATTTGATAATCCAGTTTCAGTTGGTGTTATGTATATGTTGAAACTTAACCACATGGTTGACGATAAAATGCACGCTCGTAGTGTTGGACCATACTCACTTATTACCCAACAACCTCTTGGAGGTAAATCGCAAAATGGTGGGCAAAGATTTGGTGAAATGGAAACATGAGCTATTGAATCTTATGGTGCAACTAATATTCTTCAAGAAATATTGACATATAAATCGGATGATATTAATGGCAGAAACCAACTTTATGCCGCATTAGCATCTGGTAGAGAATTACCAAAACCTGGAGTTCCAGAATCATTCAATGTGCTTAAATACGAATTAAGAGGTTTAGGCATGAAATTAGATATTGATCACGTGGAAGTTGATGATGAAGATTTATCAATTCAACACTTCGATTCAAATATAGGAGGTTTTAATGAGTAG